Proteins from a single region of Belliella baltica DSM 15883:
- the panB gene encoding 3-methyl-2-oxobutanoate hydroxymethyltransferase, with translation MSVHQSSNIKRITTHTLQEMKSRGEKISMLTAYDYSMATIVDGAGVDIILVGDSASNVMAGHETTLPITMDQMIYHASSVVRGVKRAFVVVDIPFGSYQGNSSEALRSAIRIMKESGAHAVKVEGGSEIKESITRILSAGVPVMGHLGLTPQSIYKFGTYTVRAKEKEEANKLIEDAKILEETGCFALILEKIPAKLAKKVAETVTIPVIGIGAGGDVDGQVLVVHDMLGITQEFKPRFLRQYADLQNIMTKAVQDYITDVKSKDFPNESESY, from the coding sequence ATGTCTGTACATCAATCTTCCAATATCAAAAGAATCACCACACATACGCTTCAAGAGATGAAGTCTCGTGGAGAAAAAATCTCCATGCTAACAGCTTATGACTATTCTATGGCAACCATTGTTGATGGTGCTGGAGTAGATATTATCTTAGTAGGTGATTCCGCATCCAACGTAATGGCAGGTCACGAAACCACTCTACCTATTACAATGGACCAAATGATCTATCACGCAAGCTCAGTCGTACGTGGTGTTAAAAGAGCTTTTGTAGTTGTTGATATCCCTTTTGGTTCCTATCAAGGAAATAGTTCTGAGGCCCTAAGGTCAGCAATTCGAATAATGAAAGAATCTGGTGCACATGCTGTAAAAGTAGAAGGAGGATCTGAAATTAAAGAGTCCATTACCAGAATTTTGAGTGCAGGCGTGCCAGTGATGGGTCACTTAGGCTTGACACCACAATCCATTTATAAATTTGGAACTTATACTGTAAGAGCCAAGGAAAAGGAAGAAGCAAACAAACTGATTGAAGACGCTAAGATTTTGGAAGAAACTGGCTGCTTTGCATTGATTTTAGAAAAAATCCCTGCTAAACTTGCCAAAAAAGTAGCAGAGACAGTGACTATTCCAGTGATAGGAATTGGTGCAGGTGGCGATGTCGATGGACAAGTTTTGGTAGTTCATGATATGCTAGGCATCACACAAGAGTTCAAACCAAGATTTTTGAGACAATACGCCGATCTTCAAAATATCATGAC
- a CDS encoding phosphoribosyltransferase family protein: protein MIDHKTLVLNHRKIQQKITRMAYEIYERNSSEDEIIFAGISGMGKVLAELLAEKLKEISPLKVGSIEVVVDKMSIVQGKVTLSESIDMNNKCLILVDDVLNTGKTLAYALKPFLEIPIKKMELAVLVNRSHKLFPVSPDYTGLELSTTLNEHISVNLSTDNYSVHLH from the coding sequence ATGATTGATCATAAAACTCTGGTTCTCAACCACCGCAAAATCCAACAAAAAATAACGCGGATGGCTTATGAAATATACGAACGCAACTCCTCAGAAGATGAGATTATTTTTGCCGGAATATCGGGAATGGGTAAGGTCTTAGCTGAACTTTTGGCAGAGAAATTAAAAGAAATTTCACCATTAAAAGTAGGGTCGATTGAAGTTGTCGTAGATAAAATGTCAATCGTCCAAGGTAAGGTCACTTTATCTGAAAGTATAGATATGAATAATAAATGCCTCATATTAGTCGATGACGTACTGAATACAGGCAAAACATTAGCCTATGCACTGAAACCATTTCTAGAAATTCCAATCAAAAAAATGGAGCTTGCAGTTCTAGTCAACAGAAGTCATAAATTATTCCCTGTGTCTCCAGACTACACTGGATTAGAACTTTCAACAACCCTCAACGAACATATTTCTGTCAATCTAAGCACTGACAATTACTCAGTCCACCTTCACTAA
- the rsgA gene encoding ribosome small subunit-dependent GTPase A, whose protein sequence is MNGRVVKSTGSWYIVKTENGLVKSRLRGKFKQDDLKLTNPIAVGDYVTVTKEEGQPTWTIDEILPRENYIIRKSTRKTHFSHIIASNIDQAFLIITLRNPRTSLGFIDRFLVSTESFRIPATIIVNKMDLEYKEKDLDYLQDIHDIYDILGYDVLEISALDESDLQEQFMPLLTEKTTLLSGHSGVGKSTLLNKIIPEADQVTKEISKFSAKGVHTTTFAEMFEIPKGGYLIDTPGIKEFGILDISDFELSHYFPEMRKYLGKCKYNNCRHINEPGCMVLEKLEEGYIHPYRYDSYINILNEEDDHR, encoded by the coding sequence ATGAACGGAAGGGTAGTCAAATCTACAGGAAGCTGGTATATAGTCAAGACTGAAAATGGTCTAGTCAAATCCCGATTAAGAGGAAAATTCAAGCAAGATGACCTGAAGCTCACCAACCCAATTGCTGTGGGAGATTATGTTACTGTCACAAAGGAAGAAGGACAACCAACTTGGACGATAGATGAAATTTTACCTAGAGAAAATTACATCATCCGGAAATCAACTCGAAAAACACATTTTTCACATATCATTGCTTCAAATATTGATCAAGCATTTCTAATTATTACCCTTCGCAATCCTCGAACTTCACTAGGATTTATAGATAGATTTTTGGTTAGTACAGAGAGTTTCAGAATTCCTGCGACTATCATAGTCAATAAGATGGACTTAGAGTACAAGGAAAAAGATCTTGATTACCTGCAAGACATTCATGACATTTATGACATTTTGGGATATGATGTTTTGGAAATTTCAGCTCTTGATGAAAGCGATCTCCAAGAACAATTCATGCCATTATTGACAGAAAAGACCACATTACTTTCAGGACACTCAGGTGTAGGAAAATCCACTTTACTTAATAAAATCATCCCAGAAGCAGATCAAGTCACAAAAGAAATATCAAAATTCAGTGCTAAAGGCGTTCACACAACTACTTTTGCAGAGATGTTTGAGATTCCAAAAGGTGGATATCTTATTGACACCCCTGGAATCAAAGAATTTGGAATTTTGGACATCAGCGATTTTGAGCTTTCGCATTATTTCCCGGAAATGAGAAAATATCTCGGAAAGTGCAAGTATAATAATTGCAGACATATCAATGAGCCAGGATGTATGGTTTTAGAAAAATTGGAAGAAGGATACATTCATCCTTATCGCTATGATAGCTATATCAATATTCTCAATGAAGAGGACGACCACAGATAG
- a CDS encoding 3-deoxy-D-manno-octulosonic acid transferase — MKLIYNFSMELFSIITCLLQNTSPKLKLFVKGRKNIWNGLEQFKNDSNSPIAWFHVASLGEYEQAKPVINQLKKREPEQRIIVSFFSPSGYENSQKKKQENVDFITYLPIDTARNARKFLEILQPKMAFFVKYDLWANYILEAKKQNIHLYLFSAAMREDQVYFQPFGGFFRKVLKSFDHIFTQNERSLDLLLQINIKNSSLAGDTRFDRVSQIKSEPVDYKQIKILIENQKTIVIGSAWQKDMDLLIPFINQSKDFVFIIAPHDIHESTMAEWEGKIDKSTVRFSEITTTESAEVIIIDNIGMLSSLYQYAYIAYVGGAFGKGLHNILEPLAFGIPVIFGKLKKAKKFPEAKISIDYGASCSVANFEELKSIINELKDPELYQEACNAANKLVKENLGGAEKIVNLVMSKNQN; from the coding sequence ATGAAATTGATCTATAATTTTTCAATGGAGCTTTTTTCCATCATCACGTGCTTACTCCAAAATACTAGTCCAAAACTCAAGCTCTTTGTCAAGGGAAGAAAAAATATCTGGAATGGATTAGAGCAATTCAAAAACGATTCAAATAGTCCAATCGCATGGTTTCATGTTGCCTCACTTGGAGAATATGAACAAGCCAAGCCAGTCATCAATCAGCTAAAAAAACGAGAGCCAGAACAAAGGATTATAGTTAGTTTTTTTAGCCCCTCAGGTTACGAAAATTCTCAAAAAAAGAAGCAAGAAAATGTTGACTTCATAACTTACTTACCTATTGATACAGCAAGAAATGCCAGAAAATTTCTTGAAATTCTTCAGCCAAAAATGGCCTTTTTTGTGAAATATGATCTGTGGGCAAATTATATTTTGGAAGCAAAAAAACAAAATATTCACCTTTACCTCTTCTCTGCTGCTATGAGAGAAGACCAAGTGTATTTCCAACCCTTTGGTGGCTTTTTTAGAAAAGTTTTAAAATCATTTGATCATATCTTTACTCAAAACGAGAGAAGCCTTGATCTCCTACTTCAAATTAATATCAAAAATAGCAGCCTTGCTGGAGATACCAGGTTCGATAGAGTCTCTCAAATAAAGTCAGAACCGGTTGATTACAAACAAATTAAAATATTGATTGAAAACCAAAAAACGATAGTTATTGGTTCAGCTTGGCAAAAAGATATGGATCTGTTGATTCCTTTTATCAATCAGTCAAAAGATTTTGTTTTTATCATCGCTCCCCATGATATCCATGAAAGTACTATGGCAGAATGGGAAGGAAAAATTGATAAATCAACAGTTAGATTTTCAGAAATTACTACAACCGAAAGTGCAGAAGTAATAATAATCGATAATATTGGAATGCTCTCTTCACTTTATCAATATGCATATATCGCCTATGTTGGAGGTGCATTTGGCAAAGGATTACATAATATTTTGGAGCCTTTGGCTTTTGGAATTCCTGTTATTTTCGGAAAACTAAAGAAAGCAAAAAAATTTCCTGAAGCTAAAATAAGCATAGATTATGGGGCTAGCTGTTCAGTTGCTAACTTTGAGGAGCTGAAGTCCATCATCAATGAATTGAAAGATCCGGAACTTTACCAAGAAGCTTGCAATGCGGCAAATAAATTGGTAAAAGAAAATCTAGGTGGAGCTGAGAAAATCGTAAACCTAGTGATGTCAAAAAATCAAAATTAA
- a CDS encoding peroxiredoxin, producing the protein MSLVGKKAPIFNSPAVINGEEIVEGFSLEQFIGNKEVVFFFYPKDFTFVCPTEILAFQEKLAEFEKRGVAVVAASTDTEESHLAWLNTPKEQGGIMGVTYPIVADTAKTIAHNFGVLAGEWNYNEEGELIFEGTPVAYRGTFLIDKNGIVRQETINDLPLGRSIDETLRLVDALQHVEKFGEVCPANWEEGKEAMTATKEGVSAYLTNN; encoded by the coding sequence ATGTCATTAGTAGGAAAAAAAGCACCCATTTTCAATTCTCCAGCAGTAATCAATGGAGAAGAAATCGTTGAGGGTTTTTCACTAGAGCAATTCATAGGCAACAAAGAAGTTGTATTCTTCTTTTATCCAAAAGATTTCACTTTCGTTTGTCCAACCGAAATTCTTGCATTTCAAGAAAAATTAGCTGAATTCGAAAAAAGAGGTGTTGCCGTAGTAGCAGCTTCCACAGATACTGAGGAGTCACACTTAGCATGGTTAAACACCCCAAAAGAACAAGGTGGTATCATGGGTGTAACTTACCCAATCGTAGCTGATACAGCAAAAACTATCGCACACAACTTTGGTGTCTTAGCTGGAGAGTGGAACTACAATGAAGAAGGTGAACTAATTTTTGAAGGAACACCTGTTGCTTATAGAGGGACATTCTTGATAGATAAAAATGGTATCGTAAGACAAGAAACAATCAATGATCTTCCTTTAGGTAGAAGCATTGACGAAACTTTGAGATTGGTAGATGCGCTACAACACGTAGAAAAATTCGGAGAAGTTTGTCCGGCAAACTGGGAAGAAGGTAAAGAAGCAATGACTGCTACAAAAGAAGGTGTGTCTGCATATTTAACTAATAATTAA